In Eubalaena glacialis isolate mEubGla1 chromosome 4, mEubGla1.1.hap2.+ XY, whole genome shotgun sequence, the genomic window ATCGTACTATCTGGAGCACCAAGGCATTTCTTGCATTAAGAAGTCAAAGCTAGAGACTCCAAGGAGGAAAAGTCGTTACAGAAAAACACTAGAAACCAACTCACTGATATGATAAATTACCTCTCCTACTTGCAGAAACAGCTCTTGTACTTCCTCGTTGAATCACTCAGAGTGAATCCTCAGTGAAAAACAGTCAAAGCCTTCCTCCACTAACTCTAGCTCCcatgttaatctgcagtcaggCCAGCATGTTCTGTCACACCTTGGTAAAGGGTTTAAATAGTGGCAAAATCTTACGTACACGCAGAGCATCAGGTCCAGCAGAGGCTACACAAAGCTCATTGTGGGCAGCCCATGACATGAGTGTTGTACAAAAGTTACAGTAAACACCTGCCGACACCTAACTATGGAGCTACAACAGAACACCAAGGGATGGCAGGGCTGGGCTTTTCTCAGTTGATCCAACCagcatttctttgtctttgtatCCCAGTACCTGACACACAGCAGGTGGTCAGTAAGGAACAAGCACCCTCAGTCTACACCCAGTACTGGTTGTGCTTCAATGTTGGGTTGGTTTGTTGGCAGAGCTTGACCATGTCAGGATCCAGATTCACCCATGTCTCCCAAGGAGCACATTTTTCCACTGGCTCAATGACTGGAGATTTTTGCATGTGCTCACATTGTGGGGCCCTGAAAAGACTGACCGGAGGACTGTTGGAGCTTTTTAGAAGAGCCGTCACTGTGACAGTGGGAACAGCTATGCTCCTTTCCGGCCTAGGACCTGGGGGTGTGGGTTCTAGGTTGATCTGGGGCTTAATAAGAGGTTTTGCCTTTTCTGTCTTCTGGCCCAGCAGCCAGACACACAAGGCCACTGCAGTTACTATTAGCAGGAAGACCACCACTGCCAATGGTATGATGATTATCAGAAGGAGACTGCCCTCCCTGGGCTGGGTGGGTGCCCCAGGGCTGGCTTTGGTGGCATCTGGTGGCCAAATGACTCTGGTGGGAGAGGCCTTGACATCCAGAGTGGGCTCTTCACCACTGTGTCGTCCCCAGGGATCTGCTTCCTTCCATCTGGTCTGGGTCAGCTTCCCCAGAGTTCCTGTCTGTGCTGTAGGTCCTGAGGAAACCACAAGCTTTTCCTGAGAGAGACCTGAAGTCACAAGGTTATCTGCAGTGACTACTAAAGAAAAAACATCAGGGGTAAAAGTCTGCAAAAGAAAGGGGTCAGGTGGCACTTTGGTGAAGGGGAGACAACCTGTCGCTGGCTGTACGTGGGCTGCCCTGAGCAGGAACGTGAAGGAGTCATTCAGCCTATCGGTGCCGGTTAGATTGGCATGTGGCTCGAGCATCAACAGTCCTTGGTCAACATCCTTCTGAGTGAACAGAGTCGTGTCTTCCATTGCAGTGCCCCGGGCCACTCTTCGAACAAGTCTGCCATGGACGGGGGGTTCTGTCACTTCAAATTTGGGATCACTGTTAGTCCTATTAGCAAGCTCAGTAGCATCAAGGTCCTTTCTTCTCAGCTGATGGGCCACTCTGTTGGCAATTGTCAGATTTGACATAACCTGCAGTAAAGGCTGCACCCTGATGCACAGTGTTTCTCCTGTCAGGTTGCTTTCTGATGTAAACAGTGAGAACCGTAGCTGGTCCTCTGAGGCAGTGAGGTTTGTCATGTGGTAAGAGAGCTTTCCTGAATTCAGATCCTCTTGTCCAAAGCTGATGACCACCTGGTTTTCAACGAGCAGATACCCATGTTGGAGGGGCCATGTTATCTTGTAAGTGATTTGGGGGCTCCTCCCATTGGTCACTGCTGACAGGTAAGCACTGGTGATGGGAATGGTTGTCTGGCCCTGTGGGAGAAGTAGGTCAGTGAGGTTCACAAGGGTGATGGAGATGGGGATGACATCCAGGTGGAAGAGCTTGTAGAGTGGGCGGTGTTGGCCATCGGTCACACTGAAGTAAAACACTCTGGAGAATGGGCTTCCATCTTGTATGAACCACACCTGAGAGTTATCAATGTCGGCTTGTGTGAAATGGTGAACAGGTATGTGTGGACGGTGACCCATTGCCAAAAAGCCATTATTAGGATTACGGATGATCATATATCTGACCTCCTCTGGAGGACTGTCTGGATCTTCCACTTTTAGGTTTTCAGGTCCTAAAACCAACCTATTGCCCTGCAGAACTTTCAACCGAAGCCCTTTTGTCTTTAATTCTGGTGCCTGGTCATTTATAGGAGTGacagtgatgttaaacatctctTCAAGAAAGTCAGCCTCTGGCTTAGTGGTGGACTTGTTCTTTTGGTTGGGCCAAACAGCGAAGGTAAAATTATCAGCTAGTGATTCAGAGTCATAGTGAAGGTATGTGATTCCAAGTTTATTAATTACATACTGAGAGAAATTGGGTTTGCTTTTGGTAATATTTCTCTCTCCAATCATAATAGTTCCATGGTGAGGAAGAGATGTAACTTGGAACCAAATTTCATATGAAGAACGCTGAGATTTGGGCAATTTAAACAAGAGGTGGAAGCATCCAACTTAGATTGGCCAATGAGAACTTTGTCTCCTTCCTTGACAACAGCTCCTGTTAAAAACAAACGTAAAGACCAAAGTGGCATCTCGTTAGAATTTTCAAATGACAGCTGTAAGACTTTTTCTCCCTCAGATTTGCCTGTCCTAGTGGATAATTCACAACACCTTGGTACCTGAATTAGCATTGCTACCCAAGGCATacgaaaaaagtaaattttaaatacacACGCCCACACTATTAAGTCAACATTTCAAGTAAGAGAGTTTTAAAACCTTGAGATTCACTTATAACGTGTTCATCTCCTAACTTACCTACTACTGCACTTTCTCTTGCCATGGAAACAGGTGCAGCTTCCAATACCCCTTTCCTTTCAAGAACTTGCCctatttgttattttcattttccatcaACAGTTTTCAGTCATGGGCATGGTGAAGTCCCCATTTGGAGGTACAAATAAGAATTTTGTAAAGCTAATTTGCCATCCTTCCCCACTACAACTATTGAGGCATATGAGAGGAaaaagcagaggcccagagaaagagCACACATAAAGAAATAAGTTTTTATAGCCATATAAGTTTTATTTCAAAGGTGGATACATTGGCATTgacaattaaaaaggaaaagatgtaTTTCCAAATTGTCCCTACTTTAATAATTAGAGATAAGGTACTGACCATATCATGGTGGAATTACCTCTATTTGCAAGCAAACGACTCTGCCGACCAGGTTCATTAATTTCATATGAAATAGTTATAGGAAACTCCTCAGGGCCTAGAGCTGCTGGTGGGGAGGACACTGTGAACATGAAAGAGTCTTCTGCAGTCCAGCCTGTGTTTTCCCAGTCTACATGCTGGTATAATATCAGCTGCTCACTGACCTGGCCAGATAGTAAGAAAAATCAGCCCCTGGTTTGAGGGATAATACGAGAATGAACATATATCCTAATTGGAGGAGATACATGTCTTTTCAGGGTTTACTCTACCCCTCCTCAAACTACTGCACATTTCCATGCAAATTCAGGAACATTAAAAGTGTGCTAACTTATTGGTCAAACCTAAGTGATTCTATTACCAAAATGATCTACttatcagagaaagaaaagtacattGATTCTGAGATGACTAATGCCTAaggtatatatattataaaaagttTATAATGAACCTTCACTTCCATGTCAGCATCATAACTACCAGCTCCCAACCAATCTTGCTTCATATGTACTCCTACCCACTTTTCTGCCCaagagattattttgaagcaaatcacagacatcatatcatttcatctgtaaatgctCTAGTATTAGTAAAAGATgacttttttcaaatattcagttAGTGTAGTGTTCAAATATCTCTGGTGGTCtagtacatgtctttttttttttttttttaacatagctgCTCTGAGTCAGGATCCTAAATCCACACCTCACATTTGTTTGGTACTTCTTATTGgtttcttttaatctataggttccctttctctaatttttttcttgtaatttatttGCTGAAGAacttgggttatttgtcttttgagTTTCCTacattctggattttgctgattgcatccaTATGGTGTTGTTTAGCATGTTCCTCTGGTCCCTATATTTCCTATATACTACCGGTTAAATCTAGAGGCTTAATAAGAATCAGGTTCAATTTTTTGGTAAGAATGTTTTACATGTTGTATTGTATATTTCCTCTTGCATTGCATCGCAAGGCAAAATAATGCTGGGCTGCTTCTCTTTTGGATGTGTTAAGATTGATAAGTGGCTTCAAGTGCTGCCAGATTGATCCAACTATCTTAAAGTTCCCCATAAGCCTATCAACTAATAGTTTTACATACTCATTGATACAATTGCCTAAACTCATTATTTTTGCAGTGGCAAAACACtgatattatttatcttatcattCCTTCTTCATTGTTATCTGCAATTCTTCTATTTATAAAGAACTTTCTCTTATCAGCTATTTGGTTGCACAGTACATGCAGGAAAGACAGGATAAGTGtttgattctttccctttatatATCATTTTTCAGAAGATGAGTCCCCTGGCTCCAATCTCCAAACATTGTTCTCTTTGTTTGTTTAAGAATCATCAACTCATGAATTTTAATATATGATGTATTTCATTCCATCGCAAGtattattttcattgattttcaaaCTGCCCCACCTGGCTTAAGATATTTTTCAGGATGTAATCCAAGTCCCTAATGCCTGTGGCCTATCAATGTCCTTTTTATCTCATCGGATGGAGATGGGTTCTACCCAGTGTTGTGTTGTCCAGATACCATGGGGACAGTCCTTCCCTCAACAGCAGTGATTGAATGTTCTAAAACTGCAACCACAGAAGGGAAGGCTAGAGAGAAAATATTCGACCCTTAATTCCTATAGGTCACATCTTTTTCTGACCTGCTATCTGTTATAATATCTGAACTTACAGGTAGGTTCTGCCGAAGTACTTGAGTGTCCACGTCAAACGTGCCGAGGATAAATTATCACATAATTTAGAGAGAAGTTGAGTTTGTTTCATCAGCCAGTATCGGAAATATGGCCCTTCATATCCACAGGGTCcatatccacagattcaaccgaccgtggatcaaaaatatttggaaaaaaaattccataaagttccaaaaagcaaaactggaATTTGCCACATGCTGGCAAGGATTTACATAGCGtttatattgtattaggtattgtaagtaatctagaaatgatttaaagtatacagaaggatgtgtgtaggttatatgcaaatactattccattttacataagggacttcaGCATCCTCGGATATTGGTACCCATggcagtgggggaggagggggcggttgtcctggaaccaatcccctgcagatatgTAGTGATGACTGTACTGTATTAATTAACAGAGGTTTGGTGATGCATTGCTCTGACTCTCTGCTCGTTACAGTGGATGTATCTAGAACCAGAAAGGCTTTTGACTAGTGAGTTTCATGGAAGAAAAGATCTATGTTCCCAGAGTGGCCAAAACTGTTGTTGAGGagattttttgtttattatcCTATTCAAGGATAAAGCAAGGAAGTGCTGTCACTTGGGGATTTTAAGTGGGGAGAAGAATATATCATCTCTCAATATTTCCTAATAGGAAAAGCAAGGTTACTCGTGAGAAATTGGAGTTTCTCCAAAGATAGTAATTTCTGGTACTAACTAGTAACTTAATTCCCCAGAAGCTCCTGGGGAATAAAGTCAGTTTTATTTAGTAGATCTACCATTTCTATTCCTAGCTTAAGATTTATGACAAAAGATCAATCATAAATATATTCCTCCTCCTAGAAGCGGGTGACTGTGCCATGGATTTCAGACCAGAGGATGGTTCCTTAAAGGTTCCCGTTATGCTTAAGAGTCACAATATTATAAGGCAAAAGAGATCCAGTTTCTTAATATTAAAAGTAACAGAGTCTATTAACCAGGAGGGAAGGTTTTCTTGGATGCAGGTCATTCGTGCTCATTGCTCCTCTGGTATTAAGTGAAAATTAGCTTCCCtaaaaaaatataacaagttATTAGAATAATCTAAGATCTTCCGATATCTACTGTAAGGAGAATGACTGTCCCAGGGAAAGAATGGTTCTCATAGATGGGAAGAGTGGTGATGAAGGTCAGAAATCTTCTGAAGGAAGTAACTGGGGAAGAGTCTTAAACATAGTTGTGTATTTCAGGAGCCTTGTGGAGGAGAGGTCTGTTTTAGGTTCTATTTTTGAAAAGTCATTTTAAGAGTGAGAAATTGTGGAAAACAAAGTGACTTATTTTACatgggagagtgagagagagaaatgaattaGATTCACCTTGAGTGTCTGAGCTTTAAGACCAGATAGCAGGTAACTGAAAGTGCTGAGCTAGAAGTCAAAGGGAGTAAGGGCGCCTTTGGAATGTCAATTTGCCAGTCATGCCCTGAAAGAGGTTTGACGTGAGTAGAGTCTCTAATGTTTAGAAAACAGCTTTACCTTCACCAGCTTTAAGAGTCAGGttttatggtgtgtgtgtgtgtgtgtgtgtgtgtgtgtttgtgtactgGGAGAGGGccaggaaagggaaaataataagaCCAAGACTTTATGAGAAAAAAGTATAGGGTCAACCTGAGGAGAGAAGGTTCTCAGAGAAGATTAGGAATTATTTGTTACCTTAAATAGAAAGTAGCCTTAGGAACAACTTCCAACAGCTCTGTGTATTTCCACTGTGTTAAATATAGACAGATAAGCCACTTAGCAGAATACCTGGGCTCTGGGAttaaggagaggggagaggggtgtttTTATTTCCTGTGGATTTAGATTAGctcagatattttctcttttacagaGTCTTTCTGGAATTTCATTAGCAATTCAATGGTGCAGAATTCCAGTgtagaaggaaaaacagaaaattagaaaaatcaccatttgacAACCAACTAGTAATAAATGCCTCAGGCAAGAATCCTAAAATGGCTGCTAAAACTAGTGAGCTAAATTGTgatgagaaacaggatatttagaTAGTTCTAAAGTATCTCCTCACAGATACTTATAGAATTCAAAGGGGAAAATACTAccttcacagtggagaaacctaAAGGACAGCACTTGAccaactgatgaaagaaaacatcGTCAGTGACAGGGCAAAGCGAGCACCAGTGCCTCCTGACAGGAAGCTCTGGGAAGAACCCAGCCTCTCTCATGGCTTTCCCGCCCCAAATGCATAACCTGAattatgaggaaacatcagataaAACCAAACTGAGAGACTTCCTACAAATAACTGGCCtgttctcttcagtaaatggcaaGGTCACAAAAGTCAACATGACTGCGGAATGGATCCAGATTAAAGAGACTAAAGGCTCCTGAGAACTAAATGCTATGTTTTATGCTATGGGTTTTTCCTTTGCTATAGAGGACATTCACTGAAACAACTTGTGAAATTTGACTAAGGTCTATAGATTATAAAATAGCATTGTATCAGTGTTAATTTCATGCTGCTGAAAAGTATACTGTGGTTATATAACAGAATGGCCCCTTGTTTTTAGGAACTATACAGAGCTAAATATAAATGTACTAAACAGAGaggcaaataaatataaatatattactaaataCAGTAGTAAGGGGGCATCATGTTTGCAACTGGCTCTCAAAATttcaagttgtgtgtgtgtgtgtagggagaatGATAAAGCTAAGGTAGATAAAAGGCAGTAAATGCTAAAATTTGGTGAATATGGATGAATAGTATAAGAgaattttttgtattcttttgcgACTGTTCtgagtctgaaattatttcaaaataaaaagttaaaataataatttaaaaaagtaaatcccATGGTGTTTTACTATACCAACTTCAAGAACGGACCAATAGTCCCTTTTCTCTGATGACTCAGTACATGCAGAATGGGAGAAGGAACCCACAAATGCCTTGGGCGCTATGAAATCAAGAAGTGGTTATTGCCTATCCCAACATGGTCCACCCTTCACCACCTCCAACTtggtccatttctctaggactttAATGAGGCTGTATTCCTACCTGACCTATGAATGGGTGGATATGTGGTTCCAAGTCCTAGACCTTCTCAGAGTAGTGCTTTTACTAGAAGGGATAATATGATAACATCCCTTGGATCGCCCCTTGATTCCTATAGaaccacaaagaaaaacatttgtcTGAGGCTAAAGAGACATATTTGGTTCTCAGATGGCCAGGGACCCTATTGACTTTTGTGTGATGGGTCAAAGTTTACAGCTGAGAGGCTACTGAGATGCTCAGAGAAGTTGGGATTCCAGGTAATTCTGACGCTGAAAGCTCAGCCTCTCTGCACTGGTGCCGAaatgaatctcagagacagagttttgggtgaagcagaaaagaataactttattgctttgccaggcaaagggggacccagcgggctcctgccctcaaaaactatgtgtcccaacctgggaggatttcacgaagagtttatagcaatagttcaagggtggggttgctgacaggatttgggtgtgtgcagggcctgtgaTGCTTTAATCTCGTCTCAGGTGGTCTctgtctcctaatcttgatgagcttctctggtccctttaatctggcctcaggtggtttcttggctgctcctcccttgattagcaattgttcgaatctgccctttggaactcagggaaggtcatggaggctggagtttTGCttacaagaaacaggggacaaaaAAGGCTTCCGTGCCCAGGGGCCCCAAGGGTCCTTCTCGGTTTcaattcctctccctccccccagtggCAGGGTTAGCTGGGAGCAGAGATGGGACCAGAAGCCAGATCTTCAGGCTTGTAGATAAGAGCTCTTTCTTTAGAGCACATTACTGGGGCCATTTTGGCTCCAACTGCTTGAATTACTACCGTTCTTCCTCCAAGAAGGAAAAGGACATTCATTAATATAAAAATCGAAGTATAGGAGTGTAGTAGAATTTGAACCTTGGATTGATCAGACCTAAAGTCAAATACAAATGCTACCAACTGCCAGCTCTGTGGCTTTTatgcaagtcatttaatctcacTGAGCCTCCATTTATGCACTAAAATATAGAATAATATCTCACTTGTAGATATGCATTTGACCTAATTGGTCTGTTGCCATATCAATGTTCAAAATGGCAGGCCTTGGGCATTTCTAGGTCTTTCAAAAAAGGATCTAAGTCCTCACTAACCAATTCCTTACATTTGGAAAGCTATACTCATTTTTATAGTGAATCATGGCCTGAGAATATTAAGCAATCAGAAAGTTCTAAAATAtgtctaataaaataaatattttcccataaaacaaaggaatTTGTAGGCTGGAATCCTAGCACATAGTTCAGAAGCTTACTTCCAGTTGCTTTGTAAATGAGTATTAGTTCACCATTCTACATTTggcatttcaataaatatttgtttaatgaataaataaactactTGAAAAGTACTTtacaaaatttaattataaagtaTACATTTACATCATGAAGCAGTAGAAATAAGGCAATCCAAGACATTTCTTacccatttatttaacaaaaacacACTGACAATACCTAACTTTAATTGTGCCCTAAataatatgccaggcactctgctaggcacATTATGTAACtcgttttatttaattttgttttagggGAGATTGTTGTGTCCattgacatattttttaaaaacctgaggctcagaaaatttaaataattcactCTAGCCAATAGGTGCAAGAACCCAGTTTTTAATCTAGTCCTGTGCGACTCCAGAGTTCGTACTTTTTCCACTGCACTGTACCTATGTGTGGAAAGCTCAGTGAGACTGTGGTCAACCAGAAATTTACAAGACATGCTCTCCAACCCCAAGGAGTCTAGTAATGGGGAAAGTCAGTTGGTAGGTATGACTAGGGCAGACAAATGCCATTGTAGTCTGGCCTGTCTAGGACAGTCACTATTGGCCAGAGCTTTTAAGGATTCAGAGAAATAACTCCACATATTGTATCTATTACAAATGGCAAGTTAAGGGAAGGTTGTATTCCAGTTCTTCGCAACTGCCATTGTAGATCAGGTAGACTTTCTCATAGGACATTGAGGGAAAGAGGGTAGGAATGAGGGGAAAGGAATTTCCACCTGGCTCCAGGCTAAGGACAATTCCTGTCTAAAAGTACATGTGGTCAGAACTGAGTGTTGGAGAATAAAATTGTCAAGCTTGGCCAATAGGCAGGGCTAGAAAGCTCTGGATTATAACTTCATTCCAGGGGTCTTTCTAAATATAGCCCCCCATAATCCTGATAAGAAAACCAGAACATGAGTCCTTTACACTGATCTTTCCCAGAGCGGGGCCTAAAAGTCAATCACAGCTTTGAAATTCCCACTGGAGACGAGAGTAACCAAATTATCTTAGGGTCAACTGGGtgaaaagggagggagaaggagggacacGCAGTCCACTCGCTTGATTCTCCACAACGTGATGGCTTTGCCAAAGGGCCAAGTCTCTAGCAGGACAATAATTGGccagaaggagaaagggaaagagagctgGCCAAAAAATCTCTATCTTGGGCAGATAATCATGGGGAAAGGAGACTACAGAAAGCCAAacagttcaaaaagatacagtcTCTGAGGTTCCGTGTAGGTTAACCAAAAAGTCCTAAAGGCTAAGATTTGGAAAACAACAAGCTCCTGTGCTCCTGAAGGATGAGCTCAGAGAAATGACTCCTTTCTATGTGCCCTTTCTTGTTTCCACCAGGACTGGTGCCACCATGTTTGCAGAGAGCAGCCGGGCCTGGAGAGTTCAAGATTCCCAGAAGAGGTTAGAAGTCCGGGGCAGTCCAGCGTGCCACAGATTAGAGGGTGCCCAGGTATCAGGCTAAACAAAATGGTACTGGGGTAAGTCCCAGGAATAATTCCCCTTAGTGGAAATGGACAGAAGAGGCATTTTAGGAAACTTAAGTTCCTAAATGGTGATATCTGGAAATATCCAGCTAGAAATGGGCAATTGAAAGCCAGGTCCAAATAACTACCCATGCCCCTCCATACTGGGTCAGTCTGTGCataaaaatattagaacaaaaagcTTTTCAAGGAGCCTAGCAATATATCCATCTACAGCCCTACCTGGCAGAGAGGTCCAAATCCACATTTATATGAAAGTAGATATAGATTCTCATAGGCCTTATACCATTACAAGCATGGAGCTCTTTAAAAACTACCAAGTGAGATCATGTAAGAGGTGATTCATTATAAAAGAGTATGGGACACCTTACTTTTGTTATATATGAATGTAGTAGGCTAAAAATGTCCACCAAAGATATTAGATATCCCttgaacctgtgaatgttaccttacatgccaaagactttgcagatgtgattaagttaaggttcCTAAGATTGGAAGAGTatcctgggttatccaggtgggccctgaCTGCAATCACATACATCCTtacaagagggaggcagagagataCATGAtacagacagaaaaggagaaggcGACGTGACCATGGAGGCAGACATTGGCGTGATGGGGCCACATGCCAGGAAATGCTGGCAGCTACCAAAAgctggaagaaggaagaaggaagaaggagttCTCCCCTagtagagcctccagaaggagcatggtcctactgacaccttgatttcagcccagtgaaatGGAGTTccaacttctggcctccagaactatgagatagtaaatttctgctgttttaagccaccaagtttgtggtaatttattacagcagccttaggaaaTTACTACAAAGAGCAAGGATAAACCACACTCACTGAAATGGGATTTAGTTCtatctgctttttcaaagaaaGAGCCAACAGTTTAAGAGAAAGAAACGTTGTTGGTTATTCAAAGCCATTGGACTAGGACACATCAGCCAATTTTGTTTGAACAATGAATAGGTGGCTAAGTGACAATGCAATACAATAGTTTCTACACATGGAAAAATATGCTAGCACATAATTCAGTGAACCGTGAGGGCCAAACCAAAACtgccaaaacaaaaacctagTGGAAAATGTTCAAAATGACTACTGAGTCTAGTTGCCATTGAGCTTGTCACTGAACAGACCCCAAGAAAGCGGAGTGATCACTAACACAAAGAAACTTATCCTTCTCTGTTCAGAAAATTAAAGGGCCAAAGTTTAATGATCCCATTGCACTCTCCATTAAGTTGTAATAAATTAGCTTCTGTCCTATGGGAAATGTGTTCgcaatttcttaaaatgtacGTGTTGTCTTCAGAGTCTAGAAGAGGGGGTAATTAGACAAAATTCATAACCCAGAATcgattatattattttctaaatgtggTCCTGGAAACCTATATCTGTGTGGCAGCAGCAGGCAGAGACGAAGATGGATGATCTACCCACAACAGCACAATGGCTAAAATGCAATTACTGGCTTTATGGAAAAGCAAAAAGGCCAGGCGTCATAAACCTCAAAACCAGAACACTTTGCTTTTTAATGATTCTAAATTATCTAAACAAGTGCTGGAATGAAAATCACAGCCCTGTGCTCTACAAGGAAGAGATTAGTGCTTTAGAGAAGTCAATGTATGTGCTTCGTTCATACATTCTTTGAAATGAACAATAATTTCTCTAAATTTGTAAaaagctttcatttcattttaaaatttgatgattCACCTTCTCTGGGTATTTGTATGTTTAATTCTTCAGGATATAAGATTTTCAGCACAAGTTTTTGTGGTTTAGCTTTTTCCCTTTTAGGCAGATGTAATATTATGGTGAAAAACAAGATGTTACATGTTTATCTTGGTAGGTTGAGATGGTATGGTTTGAAAATCATGAATTTATTCCAGGATAAGAAAGTATTTTGAGCTATAACATAACAAATGTTTTCCCCACAATTACTTTGCTAAAGGATGATATTAAGCATAATGGAGAACATCTAGATTTCTTTCACAAGCTATAACCATCCAGAGCCACTGATTAAAATGGTCATTTTTGACAGAAACAGACGCATAGGCATAGAgaaaagacttgtggttgccaaggggaagtgggggagggaggaggatggactggagtttggggttggtagatgcaaactattacatttagaacagataaacaacaagatcctaatgtacagcacagggaactatattgaatattctgtgataaatcataatggaaaagaatataaaaaaagaatgtatatatgtgtataactgagtcactttgctgtacagcagagatgggtgcaacgctgtaaatcaactctacttcaataagaaaaataattatgattaagTATGAAAACAGCTATAgcgga contains:
- the LOC133090803 gene encoding chondroitin sulfate proteoglycan 4-like; amino-acid sequence: MIGERNITKSKPNFSQYVINKLGITYLHYDSESLADNFTFAVWPNQKNKSTTKPEADFLEEMFNITVTPINDQAPELKTKGLRLKVLQGNRLVLGPENLKVEDPDSPPEEVRYMIIRNPNNGFLAMGHRPHIPVHHFTQADIDNSQVWFIQDGSPFSRVFYFSVTDGQHRPLYKLFHLDVIPISITLVNLTDLLLPQGQTTIPITSAYLSAVTNGRSPQITYKITWPLQHGYLLVENQVVISFGQEDLNSGKLSYHMTNLTASEDQLRFSLFTSESNLTGETLCIRVQPLLQVMSNLTIANRVAHQLRRKDLDATELANRTNSDPKFEVTEPPVHGRLVRRVARGTAMEDTTLFTQKDVDQGLLMLEPHANLTGTDRLNDSFTFLLRAAHVQPATGCLPFTKVPPDPFLLQTFTPDVFSLVVTADNLVTSGLSQEKLVVSSGPTAQTGTLGKLTQTRWKEADPWGRHSGEEPTLDVKASPTRVIWPPDATKASPGAPTQPREGSLLLIIIIPLAVVVFLLIVTAVALCVWLLGQKTEKAKPLIKPQINLEPTPPGPRPERSIAVPTVTVTALLKSSNSPPVSLFRAPQCEHMQKSPVIEPVEKCAPWETWVNLDPDMVKLCQQTNPTLKHNQYWV